A single Arachnia propionica DNA region contains:
- a CDS encoding ABC transporter ATP-binding protein produces MNALLELDGVDVIFRRGSRTFQALHEVNLALFAGERVGLVGGSGSGKTTILRTLLGLIRPAAGEVRFDGRRVDGLSDKDLTDLRSRVSLVSQDPNASLNPRMRLREIVAEPLRSPWLGSRGRAEGAVAEAIVGVGLDVAMLERFPHELSGGQRQRVAIARALVSSPDLLIADEPVSALDVSVRAQVLNLLGEAVRERNLAMLFVSHDLAVVRHLCERVVVVDRGRIVEEGPVAKVFGEPRHEYTRRLLEASLSL; encoded by the coding sequence ATGAATGCGCTGCTCGAACTGGACGGCGTCGATGTGATCTTCCGCCGGGGCAGCAGGACCTTCCAGGCCCTCCACGAGGTGAACCTGGCCCTCTTCGCGGGGGAACGCGTGGGACTGGTCGGGGGTTCCGGCTCGGGAAAAACCACCATACTGAGGACCTTGCTGGGGTTGATCCGTCCCGCGGCCGGGGAGGTGCGTTTCGACGGCCGCAGGGTTGACGGATTGTCCGACAAGGATCTCACCGATCTCCGGAGCCGGGTCTCGCTGGTCTCCCAGGACCCGAACGCATCCCTGAACCCGCGCATGAGGCTGCGCGAGATCGTGGCCGAGCCGCTTCGCTCACCGTGGCTGGGCAGCCGCGGGAGGGCGGAAGGCGCAGTTGCGGAGGCCATCGTGGGGGTCGGGCTGGATGTCGCGATGCTGGAACGTTTCCCGCACGAGCTCTCCGGGGGGCAACGCCAGCGGGTGGCCATCGCCCGGGCGCTGGTGAGTTCGCCGGACCTGCTGATCGCCGACGAACCCGTTTCCGCCCTCGACGTCTCCGTCCGCGCCCAGGTGCTGAACCTGCTCGGCGAAGCCGTCCGTGAACGGAACCTGGCGATGCTGTTCGTCAGCCACGATCTGGCGGTCGTGCGTCACCTGTGCGAGCGGGTAGTGGTGGTGGACCGCGGGAGGATCGTGGAGGAGGGACCCGTTGCGAAGGTTTTCGGGGAGCCCCGGCACGAGTACACGCGGAGACTGCTGGAGGCCAGCCTTTCCCTGTGA
- a CDS encoding ABC transporter permease translates to MLLRDLGRRLIGLAVSLLVASLLIFLATNALPGSIANMVLGTQASPGEVAAFEARHGLSRPLLLRYLEWLSGVLVGDFGTTFVGGRDVLGEILPRLGISVWLVVLGMLLALVIAIPLGSFAALRRRHVSGFVASMFSQAGLSIPAFWAGMWLVIVFAVNLRWLPAGGYVPLSRDPVGWATHLVLPVTSLALVQGSLLARYVRSAVIEVTSEDWFRTARAVGWSRLGALLRHGTRNIAISLLTVIGLQVATLLVGAIIIEQVFAIQGLGSRLLLAVSQRDLVLVQGIILILVWAVLVINFVVDVVYQAVDPRLKEAGTIS, encoded by the coding sequence GTGTTGCTCAGGGATCTCGGCCGGCGGCTGATCGGCCTCGCAGTGAGCCTGCTGGTGGCGTCGCTCCTGATCTTCCTGGCCACCAACGCGCTTCCCGGGAGTATCGCCAACATGGTGCTGGGCACCCAGGCGAGCCCGGGTGAGGTGGCCGCCTTCGAGGCGCGTCACGGATTGAGCCGTCCGCTGCTGCTCCGCTACCTCGAATGGCTCAGTGGAGTCTTGGTGGGTGATTTCGGCACCACCTTCGTGGGGGGCCGCGACGTGCTGGGGGAGATCCTGCCGAGGCTCGGCATCTCCGTGTGGCTGGTGGTCCTCGGGATGCTCCTAGCCCTGGTCATCGCGATCCCGCTCGGTTCCTTCGCGGCCCTGAGGCGACGACACGTCAGCGGGTTCGTCGCATCGATGTTCTCCCAGGCCGGCTTGTCCATTCCTGCTTTCTGGGCGGGCATGTGGCTGGTCATAGTGTTCGCGGTGAACCTGCGGTGGCTGCCCGCCGGGGGCTATGTTCCCCTGAGCCGTGATCCGGTGGGATGGGCAACCCACCTGGTGCTTCCCGTCACATCCTTGGCGCTGGTCCAGGGCAGCCTGCTGGCGCGTTACGTCCGAAGTGCCGTGATCGAGGTGACCAGCGAGGACTGGTTCCGTACCGCCCGCGCCGTCGGGTGGTCCAGGCTGGGGGCACTGCTGCGCCACGGAACCCGCAACATCGCGATATCACTGCTCACCGTGATCGGGCTCCAGGTGGCGACGCTGCTGGTGGGGGCGATCATCATCGAACAGGTGTTCGCCATCCAGGGACTGGGATCACGGCTGCTGCTGGCGGTGTCCCAGCGCGACCTGGTACTGGTCCAGGGCATCATCCTGATCCTCGTGTGGGCGGTGCTGGTGATCAACTTCGTGGTTGACGTGGTGTACCAGGCGGTCGATCCGAGGCTCAAGGAAGCGGGGACGATTTCATGA
- a CDS encoding ATP-dependent DNA helicase — MSDLAERILERAVSGIGGGERPGQAAMVAAVAESLEDGTHLLVQAGTGTGKSLGYLAPALARIVEHDEIIVVATATLALQAQLAGSDIPAALDAAEHVTGKRPRACVLKGRNNYACLFRARDKVTNGGQGTLLGAAELSESRSSGSPSKLGVEVLALREWVEEQLLAGGAGDRDDAPTHTAAAWQQVSIPTRECPGASRCPFGAECFVERSRESARAADLIVTNHALVAINAMHGGTALPEHDALIIDEAHELTGRLTTAATGDLGAGTAERVVRRCLAWLGDDLGGDLLDAVEELRDALADSPTERITGADALLPVACAGLRDVSRRAISELGKDRENPERSQAAGALGEVFDISERMARLADQDVVWVSRSEQAGEMAHVAPLSVAGLLREQVFGRATTVLTSATLTLGGDFRVFATSIGLNPADELNGDTEGTEDGINWRGVDVGSPFDYARQGILYAAAALPPPGRDGLADAVLAEIAQLVWAAGGRTLGLFASRRNAEQAVAHCRRVLPELEFLCQGDAQLSELQRNFRERPATSLFGTMSLWQGVDVPGETCQLVIIDKIPFPRPDDPLMQARKKAVDDAGGNGFMAVAATHAALLLAQGAGRLIRREDDRGVVAILDPRVVRARYGGFLTSSLPGFWRTKNLDIAANALLRLRGAE, encoded by the coding sequence GTGTCTGACCTCGCGGAACGGATCCTGGAGCGGGCGGTCTCCGGGATCGGTGGGGGCGAAAGACCCGGCCAGGCGGCGATGGTGGCGGCCGTCGCGGAGTCCTTGGAAGATGGCACTCACCTGCTGGTCCAGGCGGGAACGGGAACCGGCAAGTCCCTCGGCTACCTGGCACCGGCGTTGGCGCGGATCGTGGAGCACGACGAGATCATCGTGGTCGCGACGGCCACCCTGGCTCTCCAGGCCCAGCTCGCAGGCTCCGACATTCCCGCTGCCCTGGACGCTGCCGAGCATGTGACGGGAAAACGGCCCCGGGCCTGCGTGCTGAAGGGACGCAACAACTACGCCTGCCTGTTTCGCGCCCGCGACAAGGTGACGAACGGCGGCCAGGGAACTCTCCTGGGGGCGGCCGAACTGAGCGAGTCCCGCAGCTCCGGGTCCCCCTCGAAGCTCGGGGTTGAGGTGTTGGCGTTGCGTGAATGGGTGGAGGAGCAGCTCCTCGCAGGCGGTGCCGGGGATCGTGATGACGCCCCGACTCATACTGCCGCGGCCTGGCAGCAGGTTTCGATTCCTACTCGGGAATGCCCGGGCGCCTCCCGATGTCCCTTCGGGGCGGAGTGTTTCGTCGAGAGATCACGGGAGTCGGCTCGCGCAGCGGACCTGATTGTCACCAATCATGCCTTGGTGGCGATCAACGCCATGCACGGCGGCACGGCGCTTCCAGAGCACGATGCGTTGATCATCGACGAGGCCCACGAACTGACGGGCCGCCTCACCACGGCCGCTACCGGGGATCTGGGAGCGGGAACTGCGGAACGGGTGGTGAGACGTTGCCTGGCCTGGCTGGGGGATGATCTGGGCGGTGACCTGCTGGATGCGGTCGAAGAACTGCGCGATGCCCTGGCCGACAGCCCCACGGAGCGCATCACCGGGGCCGATGCGCTGTTGCCGGTGGCCTGCGCCGGACTTCGCGACGTCTCACGCCGGGCGATCAGCGAATTGGGAAAGGACAGGGAGAACCCCGAACGTTCCCAGGCCGCCGGGGCCCTGGGCGAAGTCTTCGACATTTCCGAACGAATGGCACGGCTGGCAGATCAGGATGTGGTGTGGGTGAGCCGCTCGGAGCAGGCGGGGGAGATGGCACATGTCGCCCCGCTATCGGTGGCGGGGCTGCTGCGGGAACAGGTTTTCGGGCGGGCAACCACCGTGCTCACCTCCGCGACCCTCACACTGGGGGGTGATTTCCGGGTCTTCGCCACCAGCATTGGGCTGAACCCCGCCGACGAACTGAACGGTGACACGGAAGGAACCGAGGATGGCATCAACTGGCGGGGGGTCGACGTGGGGTCTCCCTTTGACTACGCCAGGCAGGGGATACTGTATGCCGCAGCCGCGCTGCCCCCGCCCGGTAGGGACGGGCTCGCGGATGCCGTGCTGGCCGAGATCGCGCAGCTCGTCTGGGCGGCCGGTGGACGCACCCTCGGATTGTTCGCCTCGCGCAGAAACGCCGAACAGGCGGTGGCGCATTGCCGCCGGGTGTTGCCGGAACTGGAGTTCCTGTGCCAAGGGGATGCGCAGCTTTCCGAGCTTCAACGAAACTTCAGGGAGAGACCAGCCACGAGCCTGTTCGGCACCATGTCCCTGTGGCAGGGCGTCGACGTTCCCGGGGAGACCTGTCAACTGGTCATCATTGACAAGATTCCCTTTCCCCGGCCCGACGACCCGTTGATGCAGGCGCGCAAGAAGGCCGTGGATGATGCGGGAGGCAACGGTTTCATGGCGGTGGCCGCCACCCATGCGGCGTTGTTGCTGGCGCAGGGGGCCGGCCGGCTGATTCGGCGTGAGGACGACCGTGGTGTGGTCGCGATTCTCGACCCCCGGGTCGTCAGGGCCCGCTACGGGGGATTTCTGACCAGCTCCCTTCCGGGGTTCTGGCGCACGAAAAACCTGGACATCGCCGCCAATGCGTTGCTGAGACTGCGCGGCGCCGAGTAG
- a CDS encoding ABC transporter ATP-binding protein: protein MSLLEIEDLRVTFGRRRKVAVDGVSFTLGERERLGIIGQSGSGKTVIALSIMGLLPENARVSGSIRLAGRELVGRPEKELRRLRGDAVSMVFQEPMTALDPTMRVGRQVGEVVALHHGERRGGIRALVLEWLDRVGLPDPERIADSFPHQLSGGQRQRALIAMALANRPDLVICDEPTTALDVIVQKQILDLLDAEFAGRAALFVSHDLAVVRQVCRRVMVVLDGRIVEHGPIEEVIGSPQHPYTHGLVASARLSDVAPGERLPTVADYWQGAEE from the coding sequence GTGAGTCTTCTGGAGATCGAGGATCTGCGGGTTACCTTCGGGCGGCGCCGGAAGGTGGCGGTCGACGGGGTCTCGTTCACCCTGGGGGAGCGGGAACGCCTAGGCATCATCGGGCAGTCCGGTTCCGGGAAAACCGTGATAGCGCTGTCCATCATGGGCCTGCTGCCCGAGAACGCCCGGGTCAGTGGATCGATCCGGTTGGCAGGCAGGGAACTCGTGGGACGCCCCGAGAAGGAACTGCGGAGGCTTCGTGGCGACGCGGTCTCGATGGTTTTCCAGGAACCGATGACGGCACTGGACCCGACCATGCGGGTCGGCCGCCAAGTGGGCGAGGTGGTGGCCCTGCACCACGGCGAACGCAGGGGAGGGATCCGGGCCCTCGTGCTGGAATGGCTGGATCGTGTCGGGTTGCCGGATCCTGAACGCATCGCCGACTCCTTCCCGCATCAGCTCTCCGGTGGGCAACGGCAACGCGCCCTGATCGCCATGGCCCTGGCCAACCGGCCGGATCTGGTGATCTGCGACGAACCGACCACCGCGCTCGACGTGATCGTGCAGAAACAGATCCTCGACCTGCTCGACGCAGAGTTCGCGGGCCGGGCCGCGCTGTTCGTCAGCCACGACCTGGCAGTGGTGCGGCAGGTCTGCCGGCGGGTGATGGTCGTGCTCGACGGGAGGATCGTTGAACACGGCCCCATCGAGGAAGTGATCGGGTCTCCGCAGCATCCCTACACCCACGGCCTGGTGGCCTCCGCACGATTGTCCGACGTGGCCCCCGGGGAGCGGCTCCCGACCGTGGCCGATTACTGGCAGGGGGCGGAAGAATGA
- a CDS encoding ABC transporter substrate-binding protein, with product MRTNRSLRRLTALLAMLLGLNLSLAACSGSGGGGADSVVLNVGATTEPTGMDPAVDTGAGTPFVLLYNVYETLVRIDEKGEIKPLLARSWSASSDGSVYTFKLEPNATFASGKPVNAAAVIASFERTRDGENTTEVLKKQMSRIKEMRAVDDHTVEVTLTASSKRWLYDITSTAGIVYDLSSGQNLSEQPAGSGPYVFSRHDVGSMVSLVRNKKYWGTGPRVDEVNFRYYADANAMVAAMLSGQLDIVSNLAVPQSVGQFSDTSRFKVLEGTTNGEVVLGFNHGNQALSNLKVRQAINHAIDRRAVLDSAWGGKGTLIGSMVPPTDPWYEDLSNTYPYDPAKAKQLLEEAGYASGLTLRLRVPTLPYGPPIAKLVAAQLREVGIEANVEELDFSTWLSQVYTQHDYDMTVVAHVEPWDLSQFANPNYYWQYNNPQFAELINKADAAATNTEQETTLKEAAKLLADDAAADWLFLLPNLVVTTTEISGITTNTTGLSFDMTHVATSR from the coding sequence ATGAGAACCAACCGATCCCTCCGTCGCTTGACGGCCCTGCTGGCCATGCTGCTCGGGCTCAACCTGAGCCTGGCGGCCTGCAGCGGGTCCGGCGGGGGTGGCGCGGATTCCGTCGTCCTCAACGTCGGGGCGACGACCGAGCCCACGGGCATGGATCCGGCCGTCGACACGGGGGCGGGCACGCCGTTCGTGCTGCTGTACAACGTCTACGAGACATTGGTGCGTATCGACGAGAAGGGCGAGATCAAACCCCTGCTGGCACGGTCGTGGAGCGCCAGCTCCGACGGCAGCGTCTACACCTTCAAACTGGAACCCAATGCCACCTTCGCATCCGGAAAACCCGTCAACGCGGCCGCGGTCATCGCATCCTTCGAACGCACCCGGGACGGCGAGAACACCACCGAGGTGCTCAAGAAGCAGATGAGCCGCATCAAGGAGATGCGCGCCGTCGATGATCACACGGTGGAGGTGACCCTGACAGCATCGAGCAAGCGCTGGCTCTATGACATCACGTCCACCGCCGGGATCGTCTACGACCTCTCCTCCGGGCAGAACCTGAGCGAACAGCCCGCTGGTTCCGGTCCCTACGTCTTCTCTCGTCACGATGTCGGATCCATGGTTTCTCTGGTGCGCAACAAGAAGTACTGGGGGACCGGGCCCCGCGTGGACGAGGTGAACTTCAGGTATTACGCCGACGCGAACGCCATGGTGGCAGCGATGCTGTCGGGTCAGTTGGACATCGTCTCCAACCTGGCTGTTCCGCAGTCGGTGGGTCAGTTCTCCGACACCTCCCGTTTCAAGGTGCTCGAGGGCACTACGAACGGCGAGGTGGTGCTGGGCTTCAACCACGGCAACCAGGCACTTTCCAATCTCAAGGTCAGGCAGGCCATCAACCACGCCATTGACCGCAGGGCCGTCCTGGACAGCGCCTGGGGTGGGAAGGGAACCCTGATCGGCTCGATGGTTCCCCCCACCGACCCGTGGTACGAGGACCTCTCCAACACCTACCCGTACGATCCGGCCAAGGCGAAACAACTTCTTGAGGAGGCCGGCTACGCCAGTGGCCTGACCTTGCGCCTACGGGTGCCCACCCTGCCCTACGGCCCTCCCATCGCGAAACTCGTCGCCGCTCAGCTGCGTGAGGTCGGCATCGAGGCCAACGTCGAGGAATTGGACTTCTCCACGTGGCTGTCGCAGGTTTACACCCAACACGACTACGACATGACCGTGGTGGCCCATGTCGAGCCCTGGGACCTCTCCCAGTTCGCCAATCCCAACTACTACTGGCAGTACAACAATCCCCAGTTCGCGGAGCTGATCAACAAAGCGGACGCCGCCGCCACGAACACGGAACAGGAGACCACCTTGAAGGAAGCCGCGAAACTGCTGGCGGACGACGCCGCGGCCGACTGGTTGTTCCTGCTTCCCAATCTGGTGGTCACAACGACCGAGATCTCGGGGATAACGACGAACACCACGGGACTGTCGTTCGACATGACTCACGTAGCAACCAGTCGCTGA
- a CDS encoding M23 family metallopeptidase: MGFLKPTQPRRGCAAFGPGAIPRRALPTPPAPWRRPLAALVLAGGIGTMGMVSQSAAAAEVDPSAGHHETVADSSGHSGKQSSVSAKSSYRSRQSASPRRAANSDRDCEGQSTPRRAYSDRETSRSSSNGSKSSGSTTGKKSGYTSTKSGSTGKKSGYTSTKSGYTSTKHSGSSKSSTSKKYNSWSKKSGYTSNKKRTSFSSNGGSYSSNRSYSSNGSGTNSSSGTSSNSSTVSSDAAASSSTPAVNGAAAPLAKGSYRIGAAFGATGSWSRYHTGQDFVASSGTPVHAATSGTVISGNVGSWAGNYVVIRAADGSSTLYAHMSNTDVKVGQQVTAGQKIGNVGSTGRSFGAHLHFEYYPSGVTPGNVYSATNPMSYLRSIGISM, encoded by the coding sequence ATGGGATTCTTGAAGCCCACTCAGCCCCGTCGTGGCTGCGCCGCCTTTGGTCCGGGAGCCATCCCGCGCCGGGCCCTGCCGACTCCGCCCGCGCCTTGGCGTCGTCCACTCGCCGCACTGGTGCTGGCGGGCGGCATCGGAACGATGGGCATGGTGTCCCAGAGTGCGGCCGCCGCCGAGGTCGATCCCTCCGCGGGCCACCATGAAACCGTCGCCGACAGCTCCGGCCATTCCGGCAAGCAGAGCTCGGTCTCCGCCAAGTCCTCCTATCGGAGTCGGCAGTCCGCGAGCCCGAGGCGCGCGGCCAACAGCGATCGCGACTGCGAAGGGCAGTCCACCCCCCGGCGCGCATACTCCGACAGGGAAACCTCCAGATCCTCCTCGAACGGAAGCAAGAGCTCTGGCTCCACCACCGGCAAGAAGTCGGGGTACACAAGCACGAAGTCGGGATCCACCGGCAAGAAGTCGGGGTACACCAGCACGAAGTCGGGGTACACCAGCACGAAACACAGCGGCTCCTCCAAGAGCTCCACCAGCAAGAAGTACAACAGCTGGTCCAAGAAGTCGGGGTACACCAGCAACAAGAAGCGAACCAGCTTCTCCTCCAACGGTGGTTCGTACTCGAGCAACCGTTCGTACTCGAGTAACGGCTCCGGCACCAACAGTTCCTCCGGCACCTCGTCGAACAGCTCCACCGTCAGCAGCGATGCCGCCGCCTCCAGCAGCACACCGGCCGTCAACGGTGCTGCCGCTCCCCTGGCGAAGGGAAGCTACCGGATCGGTGCCGCATTCGGTGCCACCGGAAGCTGGTCCCGCTACCACACAGGCCAGGACTTCGTCGCCAGCAGCGGAACCCCCGTGCACGCCGCCACCTCCGGCACCGTGATCAGCGGGAACGTCGGTTCCTGGGCCGGTAACTACGTCGTCATTCGCGCGGCCGATGGTTCCTCGACCCTGTACGCGCACATGAGCAACACCGACGTGAAGGTGGGCCAGCAGGTCACCGCTGGACAGAAGATCGGGAACGTGGGTAGCACCGGACGCAGCTTCGGCGCCCACCTGCACTTCGAGTACTACCCCTCCGGGGTCACCCCGGGCAATGTGTACTCCGCCACGAACCCGATGAGCTACCTCCGATCGATCGGGATTTCCATGTGA
- a CDS encoding ABC transporter permease yields the protein MRRSNLAFGAVLISFVFLLALVGLFWTPHGPAAVTGSLREAPSLAHWLGTDNSGFDIASRLIAGAKLVLLVGLGSVAGAALIGIPAGMIAGMSRGWGASLIARGADVLYGFPALLLAILFAAALGGSVWTALMAISLSAIPAFVRIARAATIQVMGLAFVEAARLSGTPRRQIALRHVLPNIAPVLGVQASVSVGIAILAESGLSYLGLGSGTEVPTWGRMLQEAQKEIFVAPAIALWPGLAIAAATMGCNLLGDGLRDLLDPKLRELT from the coding sequence ATGCGCCGCTCGAATCTGGCCTTCGGTGCCGTGCTGATTTCCTTCGTTTTCCTGCTCGCCCTGGTGGGGTTGTTCTGGACCCCTCACGGACCTGCAGCCGTCACGGGAAGTCTCCGGGAGGCGCCATCGCTCGCCCACTGGCTGGGCACTGACAACAGCGGTTTTGACATCGCCAGCCGCTTGATCGCCGGGGCGAAGCTGGTGCTCTTGGTCGGGCTGGGATCGGTGGCCGGAGCCGCCCTGATCGGCATCCCCGCCGGAATGATCGCGGGGATGTCGCGCGGCTGGGGAGCTTCCCTGATCGCCCGGGGAGCCGATGTGCTATACGGTTTTCCCGCCCTGCTTCTGGCCATCCTTTTCGCGGCTGCACTCGGTGGATCCGTGTGGACCGCCCTGATGGCCATATCCCTGTCGGCGATCCCGGCATTCGTGCGGATCGCCCGGGCCGCGACCATCCAGGTGATGGGACTGGCCTTCGTCGAGGCCGCACGGCTGTCCGGCACCCCGCGCAGGCAGATCGCGCTCAGACACGTGCTGCCCAACATCGCCCCGGTGCTGGGAGTTCAGGCCAGCGTCAGCGTCGGAATCGCCATCCTCGCGGAATCGGGGCTCTCCTATCTGGGACTGGGGTCGGGAACCGAAGTCCCGACCTGGGGGCGGATGCTGCAGGAGGCGCAGAAGGAGATTTTCGTGGCCCCGGCGATCGCCCTGTGGCCTGGGCTGGCCATAGCCGCTGCGACCATGGGGTGCAACCTGCTCGGGGACGGGCTCCGCGATCTCCTCGACCCCAAACTGAGGGAGCTGACGTGA
- the serA gene encoding phosphoglycerate dehydrogenase encodes MKALLLENIHSEAVRALESRGHEVEARSGALGETELIDALDGVELLGIRSRTHITERVLKAHPQLVAVGAFCIGTNQIDLSAAASAGVAVFNAPYSNTRSVVELALGEIITMARRLGDKNANMHAGIWDKSANGSHEVRGRTLGIIGYGNIGSQLSVLAEGLGMKVYFYDIVDRLALGNATRVYSLQELFELCETITMHVDGRASNAHMIGEKEFSQMRPRTLFLNLCRGNVVDVDALAAALKSGHIAGAAVDVFPSEPKNREEPFVSPLQGIPNVILTPHVGGSTQEAQVDIGRYVAGKLADYEAYGNTSMSVNLPEVSVSAPGAERILHLHRNVPGVLARLNHALASHNMNIGSQTLATSGEYGYVVTDVAGEHYEGLLAELQDLEESIRVRMI; translated from the coding sequence GTGAAGGCCCTGCTGCTAGAAAACATCCATTCCGAGGCCGTCCGTGCGCTTGAGAGCCGCGGACACGAGGTCGAGGCGCGTTCCGGTGCCCTCGGCGAAACCGAACTGATCGATGCCCTCGATGGGGTCGAGCTCCTCGGGATCCGCTCCCGGACCCACATCACCGAACGGGTGTTGAAAGCCCATCCTCAGCTGGTGGCGGTAGGGGCCTTCTGCATCGGGACGAACCAGATCGATCTCTCCGCCGCCGCGTCCGCGGGGGTCGCGGTGTTCAACGCCCCGTACTCCAACACGCGTTCGGTGGTGGAACTGGCCCTCGGGGAGATCATCACCATGGCCCGGCGCCTCGGGGACAAGAACGCCAACATGCATGCGGGTATCTGGGACAAATCCGCCAACGGATCCCACGAGGTGCGCGGCAGGACGCTTGGGATCATCGGCTACGGAAACATCGGATCGCAGCTTTCGGTGCTGGCCGAGGGGCTTGGCATGAAGGTTTACTTCTACGACATCGTGGATCGCCTCGCCCTGGGAAACGCCACACGGGTCTACAGCCTGCAGGAGCTGTTCGAACTGTGCGAGACCATCACCATGCACGTGGACGGCAGAGCCTCGAACGCCCACATGATCGGGGAGAAGGAGTTCTCCCAGATGCGGCCCCGCACTCTCTTCCTGAATCTGTGCCGGGGCAACGTCGTCGATGTCGACGCCTTGGCGGCTGCCCTGAAATCAGGACACATCGCGGGCGCGGCGGTCGACGTGTTCCCGAGCGAACCCAAGAACAGGGAGGAGCCGTTCGTCTCGCCGCTGCAGGGCATCCCGAACGTCATCCTCACCCCGCACGTCGGCGGATCCACCCAGGAGGCGCAGGTCGACATCGGCCGTTACGTGGCCGGCAAACTCGCCGACTACGAGGCCTACGGGAACACCTCGATGTCAGTCAACCTCCCCGAGGTTTCCGTCTCGGCGCCGGGAGCGGAGCGCATCCTGCACCTGCACCGGAACGTCCCCGGGGTGCTGGCGCGGCTCAACCACGCGCTCGCCTCCCACAACATGAACATCGGCTCCCAGACCTTGGCCACCTCGGGCGAGTACGGCTACGTCGTCACCGACGTCGCCGGGGAACACTACGAGGGCCTGCTGGCCGAACTCCAGGATCTCGAGGAGAGCATCCGGGTACGGATGATCTAG
- the hflX gene encoding GTPase HflX, which produces MSTSLHAQPNHDGDQSELAERHSLRRVVGMRTELEDISEVEYRQLRLERVVLVSVWTSGTQEDADNAMAELKLLAETAGSEVLEALVQRRSQPDPATYIGRGKVEEVADVVRATGADTVICDGELQPAQLRNLEDRIKVKVVDRTALILDIFASHAKSAEGKAQVELAQLQYLKQRLRGWGGNLSRQAGGRAAGGAGIGGRGPGETKLETDRRRIHHRIAQLRRRLREMDVTREGKRAERRRNRVPSVAIVGYTNAGKSSLLNRLTGAGVLVEDALFATLDPTTRRTETRDGRVFTLTDTVGFVRHLPHDLVEAFRSTLEESTTADLLLHVVDASDPDPEGQIAAVRQVLAEIGASDVPELLVCNKADRADATTLLALRAGHPGCVVVSARTGHGLEELADAVEARLPNPEVWVETLIPYSRGDLMDRIHRTGTIETLEHTGEGTKVRARVHPGLAEELGEYGV; this is translated from the coding sequence ATGAGCACATCCCTTCACGCACAGCCGAATCACGACGGCGATCAGTCCGAACTTGCCGAGCGACACTCGCTCAGGCGGGTCGTCGGTATGCGAACCGAACTGGAGGACATCTCCGAAGTCGAGTACCGCCAGTTGCGGCTGGAACGGGTGGTGCTGGTATCCGTGTGGACCTCCGGGACGCAGGAGGACGCCGACAACGCGATGGCCGAGCTGAAACTGCTGGCCGAGACCGCCGGCTCCGAGGTCCTGGAGGCCCTGGTGCAGCGGAGGAGCCAACCGGATCCCGCCACCTACATCGGACGCGGCAAGGTGGAGGAAGTGGCCGATGTGGTTCGAGCCACCGGCGCCGACACCGTAATCTGCGATGGGGAACTGCAACCGGCACAGCTGCGGAACCTGGAAGACCGCATCAAGGTGAAAGTGGTGGACCGGACCGCGTTGATCCTGGACATCTTCGCATCCCATGCGAAATCCGCGGAGGGCAAGGCACAGGTGGAACTGGCCCAGTTGCAGTACCTGAAACAGCGTCTCCGTGGCTGGGGTGGGAACCTGTCCCGGCAGGCCGGCGGCCGCGCCGCCGGCGGCGCGGGTATCGGCGGCCGGGGGCCCGGTGAGACGAAACTCGAGACGGATCGGCGCCGCATCCACCACCGGATCGCGCAGCTTCGCCGCAGGCTCCGCGAGATGGACGTTACCCGGGAAGGCAAACGTGCCGAGCGTCGCAGGAACCGGGTGCCCAGCGTGGCAATCGTCGGCTACACCAACGCGGGTAAGTCCTCTCTGCTGAACCGGTTGACGGGCGCTGGCGTGCTCGTGGAAGACGCGCTGTTCGCCACCTTGGATCCCACAACCCGCCGCACCGAGACCCGGGACGGGAGGGTGTTCACGCTGACCGACACCGTGGGATTCGTCCGGCACCTTCCCCACGACCTGGTGGAGGCGTTCCGTTCCACCTTGGAGGAATCCACCACCGCGGACCTTCTCCTTCACGTGGTCGACGCCTCGGACCCGGACCCCGAGGGGCAGATCGCGGCGGTGCGTCAGGTGCTCGCCGAGATCGGTGCCAGCGATGTGCCGGAGCTGCTGGTCTGCAACAAGGCGGATCGCGCCGATGCGACCACACTGCTGGCCCTACGGGCCGGGCATCCCGGCTGCGTGGTGGTCTCCGCCCGCACGGGACACGGTCTGGAGGAGCTGGCCGACGCGGTGGAGGCCCGCCTGCCGAACCCGGAGGTGTGGGTTGAGACGCTCATTCCGTACAGCCGTGGCGACCTCATGGACCGCATCCACCGGACGGGAACCATTGAGACATTGGAGCACACCGGCGAGGGCACCAAGGTGCGTGCGCGCGTCCATCCCGGCCTGGCGGAGGAGCTGGGCGAATACGGTGTCTGA